Proteins encoded in a region of the Pelobates fuscus isolate aPelFus1 chromosome 11, aPelFus1.pri, whole genome shotgun sequence genome:
- the SDHB gene encoding succinate dehydrogenase [ubiquinone] iron-sulfur subunit, mitochondrial, translating to MAAVVLSLRHSGPVLRAAGALQISRSAQTAVAAAPASQAEARIKKFAIYRWDPDKPGDKPRMQTYEIDLNKCGAMVLDALIKIKNEMDPTLTFRRSCREGICGSCAMNINGGNTLACTLKIDVNLNKVSKIYPLPHMYVVKDLVPDLSNFYAQYKSIEPYLKKKDESMQGKEQYLQSIEDRDKLDGLYECILCACCSTSCPSYWWNGDKYLGPAVLMQAYRWMIDTRDDFTEERLAQLQDPFSLYRCHTIMNCTRTCPKGLNPGKAIAEIKKMMATYKEKVATA from the exons ATCTCCCGCTCGGCCCAGACCGCTGTAGCAGCTGCTCCTGCTTCTCAAGCCGAGGCACGCATTAAGAAATTTGCCATCTACAGATGGGATCCAGACAAGCCTGGCGATAAGCCACGCATGCAGACTTATGAAATCGATTTAAATAA GTGTGGTGCCATGGTGCTGGATGCTTTAATTAAGATTAAGAATGAGATGGATCCAACGCTGACGTTCCGCAGATCGTGTAGAGAAG GTATCTGTGGTTCCTGTGCGATGAATATTAATGGTGGAAACACCTTGGCATGCACCTTAAAAATAGATGTCAATCTCAATAAAGTCTCCAAAATCTACCCCCTGCCCCACATGTATGTCGTGAAGGATCTAGTTCCG GATTTGAGTAACTTCTATGCTCAGTACAAATCCATTGAGCCCTATCTGAAGAAAAAAGACGAGTCGATGCAGGGCAAGGAGCAATATCTGCAATCTATAGAGGACAGAGACAAGCTG GATGGGCTATATGAATGCATATTGTGTGCCTGCTGCAGTACCAGCTGTCCCAGCTATTGGTGGAATGGAGACAAATACCTTGGGCCTGCTGTTCTCATGCAG GCCTACCGCTGGATGATTGACACAAGGGACGACTTCACAGAGGAACGGTTAGCCCAGCTCCAGGATCCTTTCTCTCTATATCGTTGCCACACCATCATGAACTGCACACGAACATGTCCCAAG GGTTTGAATCCTGGCAAAGCCATTGCCGAAATTAAGAAGATGATGGCAACATACAAAGAGAAAGTGGCCACTGCATAG